In the genome of Bacillota bacterium, the window CTAATCGCTTCTGCTGCATTTTTTTGAGCCCGGTATACAATATCATATACTTCTCTCTGTTTCTCGTCTGGTTCACCCAGCGACACGGTACGGGTCATATCAGTGGCATATCCGTCAAAAACAGCTCCGAAATCGATGGTGACCAGTTCACCATCCTGCATCACCTTGGATGACGCCGTTCCGTGAGGCATTGCACCCCTGATTCCGGAAGCAACAATATAATTAAAAGCTCTCTTCTCGGCACCCGACTTCAGCAGGTATATTTCAAGCTCCAGCGCAAGTTCCTGCTCTGTCATCCCCGGCCTGATTATCTCCAGCAGGTAACCGAAAGCCCTGTCCAGCAATTCGGCAGCCCGGCTGAGCAGTTCCAGTTCTTTTTCATCCTTCACCATTCTTAACTCTTCCGCACTTGTCTCAACCGCTACAAGTTCTCCCGGAAGCTTATCCTGCATTTCCCTGTATGTTGAAAATACCACGTTTTTTGCTTCAAAGCCAATCTTTTCCCAGCCATATTCCCGGACAATTACGGCCAGGTTCTGGTACAGATCTTCCTTCCACAGTTTTACTTCGAACTGGTCAGCCTGAGCAGCTGCCTGTTCGGTATACCTGAAATCGGTAACCAGGAGCGCTTTATCGACACTGATCAGAAGTACCCCGCCGGTCCCGGTAAACCCACTCAGATATCGACGGTTCTGCGGATTTGTAACCAGCAGGACGTCCAGATTATTTTTTTTTATCAATTTCCTGATACCTTTTAGTTTATCGGACATCAGCGGGCATTTGCCTCTGAAATAATATCGACCAGCGCCTCCAGCCCCAAAAGGTAGCTCTGGGAGCCAAAACCGCAGATTACTCCTCTAGACACTGCAGATATAACGGATCTGTGTCTGAAATCTTCGCGGGAGTATGTATTGCTCAGGTGGACCTCAACTGTCGTTAGCGCCGATGAAACAAGGGCGTCCCTGATAGCGTAGCTGTAATGGGTAAAGGCTCCGGGGTTGATCAGTATCCCATGGCAGGTACCAACTGCTCCCTGGATCCGGTCGATGATCTCTCCTTCATGATTTGACTGAAAAGTATTCAAATCTACACCGAGCTTTTTTGCTCTTTCCAACAGTAAATTATTGATTTCTTCCAGTGTCGTTTTCCCATAGATCTCCGGTTCCCTCGAACCGAGCAGGTTCAAGTTTGGCCCGTGAATCACCAGTACCTTTAGAGCGTCCAATCCGGTCTCCTCCCTGAAAATAACCTAATTTTAAAATATTATCCTTATGATATAAAAAATCCTGCTCTCGACGAAAATTATCGTCTTTCTCAACGGATATATTCGATAATTTCCTGAACAATCTCCTCAACTTCTTCTCCTGATTACCAGTTATCGGGCGGTTGTTCCGATACCCTGACTCTCCCAGTCGCCGGGGTGAGGATAATATATAAAATTTTCCCGGTACTATTTTCCAGGGCTAGAGTACCACCCTGATTCGGTGCACCACTGCGGGTAAAACTGAGGGTTCGCAGGCTGCCTGTCCCTGGAAAATTATTGGCGCAGACATAAATTCCCTCCGGATAATCGACTTTGATATAATCACCGGTCTTACCGTCTTTCAGCCTGTATTCATTCAGATGGTCCCGGAATTCGATAGTCTGCGTCCAGCCGGCAGTAATCGCCTTCTGCTGTGATTTTCGCATATCGAAAGCCAAATTGCGAGCGGCAATTTCGAGAGTTT includes:
- a CDS encoding Xaa-Pro peptidase family protein, whose amino-acid sequence is MSDKLKGIRKLIKKNNLDVLLVTNPQNRRYLSGFTGTGGVLLISVDKALLVTDFRYTEQAAAQADQFEVKLWKEDLYQNLAVIVREYGWEKIGFEAKNVVFSTYREMQDKLPGELVAVETSAEELRMVKDEKELELLSRAAELLDRAFGYLLEIIRPGMTEQELALELEIYLLKSGAEKRAFNYIVASGIRGAMPHGTASSKVMQDGELVTIDFGAVFDGYATDMTRTVSLGEPDEKQREVYDIVYRAQKNAAEAIRPGLKGFEIDTVARDIITEAGYGEQFGHGLGHGVGLETHEQPVLNPKSKTILKAGMVVTVEPGIYIPGWGGVRIEDMVVVTKEGMSVLTKSPRELTVIQTENREGRILQ
- the aroQ gene encoding type II 3-dehydroquinate dehydratase; protein product: MDALKVLVIHGPNLNLLGSREPEIYGKTTLEEINNLLLERAKKLGVDLNTFQSNHEGEIIDRIQGAVGTCHGILINPGAFTHYSYAIRDALVSSALTTVEVHLSNTYSREDFRHRSVISAVSRGVICGFGSQSYLLGLEALVDIISEANAR
- a CDS encoding prepilin-type cleavage/methylation domain-containing protein, whose amino-acid sequence is MVALLGMVVLIAAPAVAEMGKNQTLEIAARNLAFDMRKSQQKAITAGWTQTIEFRDHLNEYRLKDGKTGDYIKVDYPEGIYVCANNFPGTGSLRTLSFTRSGAPNQGGTLALENSTGKILYIILTPATGRVRVSEQPPDNW